A DNA window from Candidatus Bathyarchaeota archaeon contains the following coding sequences:
- a CDS encoding ribose-phosphate diphosphokinase — MIIASTNEFSELGKKIAINLNVKFSIIESKIFPDGENYIRFTDSLVDKKVIIIQSCFPEQDKKLIELFMMLDAAKNLRSKEVIAVVPYLAYSRQDKSFLDGEAISIKTIVKLIETSGANPFITVDIHEKRILDLFSINAINIMAMPEIGNYLKMQSLKKPYVIAPDKGALYQAEEVANVLDTNYTFFSKKRDRKTGEVRTSIKDVDVEGRDVVIVDDIISTGGTIANVAKIVKQQGAKEIIATCTHPLLLNDAKNRLRDAGINRIIGTDSIVSDVSFVSCANIIADALRKLS; from the coding sequence ATGATTATCGCTAGTACAAATGAATTCTCTGAACTTGGGAAAAAAATCGCTATTAATTTGAATGTCAAATTTTCAATTATAGAATCTAAGATTTTTCCTGATGGAGAGAACTATATTCGATTTACAGATAGTTTAGTTGATAAAAAAGTAATAATAATACAATCGTGCTTTCCTGAACAAGACAAAAAACTAATCGAACTCTTTATGATGCTCGACGCTGCAAAAAATCTTAGATCCAAAGAGGTTATAGCAGTCGTTCCATATCTAGCATATTCCCGACAAGACAAGTCATTTTTAGATGGAGAAGCCATCAGCATAAAGACTATAGTAAAATTGATTGAGACAAGTGGAGCTAATCCTTTTATTACCGTGGATATTCATGAAAAGAGGATTCTGGATTTATTCAGCATCAACGCAATAAATATAATGGCTATGCCTGAAATAGGCAATTATTTGAAGATGCAATCATTAAAAAAACCCTATGTAATCGCCCCAGATAAAGGTGCGTTATATCAAGCAGAAGAAGTTGCAAATGTTCTAGACACTAACTATACTTTCTTTTCTAAAAAAAGAGATAGAAAGACTGGTGAAGTGCGAACAAGTATTAAAGATGTTGATGTTGAAGGGCGTGATGTAGTTATTGTTGATGACATTATCTCCACAGGCGGAACTATTGCAAACGTAGCGAAAATTGTAAAGCAACAAGGTGCAAAGGAGATAATTGCTACTTGTACTCATCCACTACTTCTAAATGATGCTAAAAACAGGTTGAGGGATGCAGGAATAAATAGGATTATTGGGACTGACAGCATTGTTAGTGATGTTAGTTTTGTTTCATGTGCAAATATCATCGCTGATGCTTTGAGGAAGTTATCTTGA
- the glnA gene encoding type I glutamate--ammonia ligase: protein MEKAIKLLRDNNVRWVHSAFTDVRGLMQDVVIPAKEYTEGKALKTGIGFDGSSIRGFKSIEESDMILMPDPSTLAIIPWTTDQKQKSAIMLGDVYEAFGGDKPSDVCPRGYVGKRAVKEASDMGYTPYFGPELEYFVFSSIDPTKLVWDMWVSPSGGKGDSWGAPRVLPESPESTPGSFVLRPKEAYFRPPPEDTTIEYRNEVASVLEDNFGMDIEMHHHEVATAGQIEIDYRFGKLIETADRALYLKFVAKNIAKAHGLVATFMPKPVYLDNASGMHVHASMWKGKKNAMYDESDEYAELSQEGRYFIGGLLEHAKALAAICCPTVNSYKRLVPGFEAPIYVMWSRRNRSALVRVPLYFKGPEHSAAKRVEFRSADPSCSPYLAFSCILTAGLDGIKKKIDPGDPVDEDVYELTSERRRALGIQELPTNLKAALDSLKSDEVLQRTLGSHIFDSFIEYKTNDWNQYCLYVTPWEIMKYLDY, encoded by the coding sequence ATGGAAAAAGCCATCAAACTATTGCGTGATAACAACGTTCGTTGGGTGCACTCGGCTTTCACCGATGTTCGAGGCCTTATGCAAGACGTAGTAATTCCAGCTAAGGAATATACTGAAGGAAAGGCTTTAAAGACTGGAATAGGATTCGATGGGTCCTCGATTAGAGGATTCAAATCTATAGAAGAATCCGATATGATCTTGATGCCCGATCCTTCAACTCTAGCAATAATACCTTGGACAACTGATCAAAAACAGAAAAGTGCTATAATGTTGGGTGATGTATATGAAGCGTTTGGAGGCGACAAACCGTCTGACGTATGTCCAAGAGGCTATGTGGGAAAAAGAGCTGTAAAAGAAGCAAGTGATATGGGTTATACACCTTATTTCGGTCCGGAATTGGAGTACTTCGTTTTTAGCTCAATAGATCCAACCAAACTTGTTTGGGATATGTGGGTTAGTCCGTCTGGAGGAAAGGGAGATTCTTGGGGTGCCCCAAGAGTGTTACCTGAGTCTCCAGAATCAACACCGGGAAGTTTTGTGTTAAGACCTAAAGAAGCTTATTTCAGACCTCCACCAGAAGATACTACAATTGAATACAGAAACGAAGTTGCATCAGTTTTAGAAGATAATTTTGGGATGGACATTGAGATGCACCATCACGAAGTTGCTACAGCAGGGCAGATAGAAATTGACTATCGTTTTGGCAAATTAATCGAGACTGCTGATAGAGCATTATATCTTAAATTCGTAGCAAAGAACATAGCTAAGGCTCACGGGCTTGTGGCCACATTCATGCCTAAGCCTGTGTATTTAGACAATGCTAGCGGCATGCACGTTCATGCATCTATGTGGAAGGGTAAGAAAAACGCCATGTATGATGAAAGCGATGAATATGCTGAACTTAGTCAAGAGGGAAGGTATTTTATCGGAGGTTTATTAGAGCATGCAAAAGCACTTGCAGCGATTTGCTGTCCCACAGTCAACTCATACAAAAGATTGGTTCCTGGGTTCGAGGCACCGATATACGTTATGTGGTCTAGACGAAACCGTTCGGCTTTGGTACGTGTTCCATTATACTTTAAAGGTCCAGAGCATTCAGCTGCTAAAAGAGTTGAATTCCGTTCAGCAGATCCATCTTGCAGTCCTTACCTAGCTTTCTCTTGCATATTAACAGCCGGATTAGATGGAATAAAGAAGAAAATTGATCCTGGTGATCCCGTGGATGAAGATGTATACGAATTGACCTCTGAGAGAAGAAGAGCTCTAGGAATTCAAGAACTTCCTACCAACTTGAAAGCTGCTCTTGATAGCTTGAAAAGTGATGAGGTTCTTCAGAGAACACTTGGAAGTCATATATTTGATTCATTCATAGAATACAAGACAAATGACTGGAACCAGTACTGTCTTTACGTAACCCCATGGGAAATTATGAAATACCTTGATTACTGA
- the guaA gene encoding glutamine-hydrolyzing GMP synthase has protein sequence MKLDTIVVFDFGGQYAHLMARRIREFNVYSEVVNGDISSEEFQDVEREFNIKGIVLSGGPSSVYDKNSPKIDERLLDENIPILGLCYGHQLLAFITGGQVSQGTKREYGMAHIEVNNSSGILKGLDKSEKVWMSHGDVVTELSKDYEILAHTENCPVAAFMHKSKPIYGIQWHPEVAHTERGMTILRNFVNDICRCTPNWTMENYIEQTIDKIREIIKNDKAIVGLSGGVDSSTAAILASKAIGKKLSAVFVDHGFLRENEPKFVESTFKKSDMNFILLNVQEEFLERMKGIIDPEKKRKIIGNEFIRAFERVAKEIKADYLIQGTIYPDRIESGFRKFSDKIKTHHNVGGIPSETEFKAIVEPLRDLYKDEVRKIAEFLELPKKIAWRQPFPGPGLAVRIIGEVTKEKLDIVKKADKIVTDEVERKGLDERYWQYFAVLTDTKSTGVKGDARAYGYTMAIRIVESKEAMTANFADVPYEVLERMSTRITNEIPEVTRVVYDITHKPAATIEWE, from the coding sequence ATGAAATTAGATACTATTGTAGTTTTTGATTTTGGCGGGCAATACGCTCATCTGATGGCAAGAAGAATTCGAGAATTCAATGTTTATTCTGAAGTGGTTAACGGAGACATCTCTTCTGAAGAGTTTCAAGATGTAGAAAGGGAATTCAATATTAAGGGTATAGTATTATCTGGAGGGCCTTCAAGCGTATATGATAAAAATTCACCAAAAATCGATGAGAGACTATTGGATGAGAATATTCCTATCTTAGGCTTATGTTACGGACATCAACTATTGGCATTCATTACTGGTGGACAAGTCAGTCAGGGTACTAAACGTGAGTATGGGATGGCTCATATTGAAGTCAATAATTCATCAGGAATTCTAAAAGGTCTGGATAAATCTGAAAAGGTTTGGATGAGTCATGGTGATGTAGTTACAGAACTTTCGAAAGATTATGAAATATTAGCTCATACAGAGAACTGTCCTGTTGCAGCATTCATGCATAAATCAAAACCTATCTATGGAATACAATGGCATCCGGAAGTGGCTCATACTGAGAGAGGAATGACTATTCTACGAAATTTTGTAAATGACATTTGCAGATGCACTCCAAATTGGACAATGGAGAATTATATAGAGCAGACAATAGATAAAATTAGAGAAATTATAAAAAATGACAAGGCGATAGTGGGTTTAAGTGGAGGAGTAGATTCAAGTACAGCCGCTATTCTTGCTTCCAAAGCTATTGGTAAAAAGTTATCTGCGGTGTTTGTGGATCATGGATTCCTGCGTGAAAACGAACCTAAATTCGTTGAATCGACTTTCAAAAAATCTGATATGAATTTCATTCTACTTAATGTACAAGAAGAATTTCTAGAAAGAATGAAGGGTATAATAGATCCAGAAAAGAAACGAAAAATAATTGGTAACGAATTTATTAGAGCGTTTGAAAGGGTTGCCAAAGAGATAAAAGCAGATTATCTTATACAAGGCACAATATATCCAGATAGAATCGAATCAGGATTTAGAAAATTTTCAGATAAAATTAAGACACATCATAATGTTGGCGGAATACCTAGTGAAACTGAATTTAAAGCAATAGTAGAACCGCTAAGAGATTTGTATAAAGATGAAGTAAGAAAAATAGCTGAATTTCTGGAACTTCCAAAAAAAATTGCTTGGCGTCAACCTTTTCCTGGTCCCGGTTTAGCTGTTAGAATTATAGGTGAAGTAACCAAAGAAAAATTGGATATTGTTAAAAAAGCTGATAAGATAGTAACTGATGAAGTTGAAAGAAAGGGACTTGATGAAAGATATTGGCAATATTTTGCAGTCTTGACAGATACAAAGAGTACAGGAGTCAAAGGTGATGCTAGAGCTTATGGTTATACGATGGCTATTAGAATTGTTGAGAGTAAGGAAGCTATGACTGCAAATTTTGCTGATGTTCCTTATGAAGTATTAGAAAGAATGTCTACTAGGATCACAAATGAAATACCTGAAGTGACTAGGGTTGTCTATGATATCACTCATAAACCAGCAGCTACAATAGAATGGGAATAG
- the albA gene encoding DNA-binding protein Alba, with protein MAKSPDPEKETERKEAPRSPIPPDTILIGSKPVMAYVTAVMMHFQGGGKDVLTIKARGRAISRAVDVVEVVRRRFFEGKLKVKDVAIGTQALGEGDDVRNVSTIEIKIEQTK; from the coding sequence ATGGCTAAAAGTCCAGATCCAGAAAAGGAAACAGAAAGAAAAGAGGCGCCACGGAGTCCAATTCCTCCAGATACGATTCTCATAGGGAGTAAACCAGTCATGGCCTATGTAACTGCTGTGATGATGCATTTCCAAGGAGGAGGTAAGGACGTGCTAACAATAAAGGCTAGAGGAAGAGCAATTAGCAGAGCGGTCGACGTAGTCGAGGTTGTACGTAGACGGTTCTTCGAAGGAAAACTAAAAGTGAAGGACGTGGCAATAGGAACACAAGCACTTGGCGAAGGCGATGACGTAAGGAATGTTTCCACAATAGAAATAAAAATCGAACAGACAAAGTAA
- a CDS encoding Lrp/AsnC family transcriptional regulator: MAIKIDDLDKLILAELESNSRKSFRDIAGKLKVSVGTIVNRVKNLEENGVIKEYTTILDSKKLGYEIAIVEIVVSSGKLLEVEKEISQNPIVHQVYDITGDTDAIIIVKYRNIDELSKFVKSILSMPNVERTFTHVVLTTMKEGSRLLV; this comes from the coding sequence ATGGCTATAAAAATAGATGATTTAGACAAACTGATACTAGCTGAGTTGGAATCCAACTCTAGGAAATCATTTAGAGATATTGCTGGAAAATTGAAAGTCTCTGTCGGTACTATCGTTAATCGTGTAAAGAATCTAGAAGAAAATGGAGTAATTAAAGAATATACAACAATACTGGATTCTAAGAAATTAGGCTATGAAATTGCTATCGTTGAGATAGTAGTATCTAGTGGTAAACTTTTAGAAGTAGAAAAGGAAATATCTCAGAATCCAATTGTTCACCAAGTGTATGATATTACAGGCGATACAGATGCCATAATTATTGTAAAGTATAGGAATATAGATGAACTAAGCAAATTCGTGAAATCGATTTTAAGTATGCCCAATGTGGAAAGAACGTTTACTCACGTTGTTCTAACCACTATGAAAGAAGGTTCAAGGTTACTAGTCTAA
- a CDS encoding radical SAM protein — protein sequence MKVKESLLPLFRPDAVSVLKDKNCKFSLSRYFDVFQNKKYSKLQITKKIPVKFESNSSIKDLWTKHESLVEEYKNYEKKIDSGKKKFKVLKTPKTSFLDLKIEISDRIMENCHLCMHDDRPNRTAGEIGYCKCGKKMVVSSYFEHMGEEPELVPSGTIFTCGCSMRCLHCQNYSISQMFESGETYTHEVLAKIVGRLKERGCRNINLVGGDPTPWLSEWLKTFKHVNENLPIVWNSNSYYSEETAKILIGFADVYLLDFKYGPEDCAKKLSDAPGYWEACTRNHSIANEFGELIIRILVLPEHLECCTKPILNWIAQNLGKKTRVNILFQYRPEWRADEVPELKRKLNSEEMKRAIEIAEEAGLENFIT from the coding sequence ATGAAGGTCAAAGAATCATTGTTGCCCCTTTTTAGGCCTGATGCTGTTTCCGTATTAAAGGATAAGAATTGTAAGTTTAGTCTTTCAAGATATTTTGACGTATTTCAAAATAAGAAATATAGTAAATTACAAATAACAAAAAAAATTCCGGTAAAATTTGAATCGAATTCTTCAATAAAGGATCTTTGGACAAAACATGAAAGTCTTGTAGAAGAGTACAAAAATTATGAAAAAAAAATTGATTCTGGAAAAAAGAAATTTAAAGTTTTGAAAACTCCCAAGACTTCTTTTTTAGATTTAAAGATAGAAATTTCTGATAGAATTATGGAGAATTGTCATTTATGTATGCATGACGATAGGCCGAACAGAACAGCTGGAGAAATCGGATATTGCAAATGTGGCAAGAAGATGGTGGTTTCGAGTTATTTTGAGCATATGGGTGAGGAACCGGAACTTGTCCCTTCAGGAACAATTTTCACTTGTGGATGTAGTATGCGTTGTCTTCATTGCCAAAACTATTCGATCTCTCAAATGTTTGAATCAGGTGAGACCTATACTCACGAAGTGCTAGCGAAAATTGTTGGAAGGCTGAAAGAAAGAGGATGCAGGAATATAAATTTGGTTGGAGGCGATCCAACACCTTGGTTAAGCGAATGGTTGAAAACATTCAAGCATGTAAATGAAAACTTGCCGATTGTATGGAACAGCAACTCCTATTATAGCGAAGAAACAGCAAAAATCCTGATTGGATTTGCAGATGTGTATTTATTAGATTTCAAATACGGCCCAGAGGATTGTGCAAAGAAGTTATCAGATGCTCCAGGATATTGGGAGGCATGTACCCGAAATCATTCAATAGCAAATGAATTTGGCGAATTGATAATAAGGATTCTTGTTCTACCCGAGCATTTGGAATGCTGTACTAAACCTATATTAAATTGGATAGCCCAAAATCTTGGAAAAAAAACTAGGGTTAATATACTCTTCCAGTATAGGCCTGAATGGAGAGCAGATGAAGTTCCTGAATTAAAGAGGAAATTGAATTCAGAAGAGATGAAAAGAGCGATCGAGATTGCAGAAGAAGCAGGACTTGAGAATTTTATTACGTAG
- the rnz gene encoding ribonuclease Z translates to MFLGTGGSMPTRKRNLPCVVIKRGPEVIMLDCGEGTQKQMRYSKIGFNKKMKILISHMHGDHVLGLPGLFQSMSMLGRTKKIDIYGPEGLKDFIESTERTVKYSRRFDLVIYEVNEGKIIEEDEYEIFSKWIDHDFPCLAYALEEKEKPGKFKLNKAKELKIPKGPLWKELQKGKSIKIDNKTIKPNDVLGPSRPGIKLVYASDTRPCKSVIALSKNAEVLIHDCTFEGSHKDKAQEYGHSTASQAAKIAKEACVKKLILIHISAMYEESNNLLKQSIKFHKDTILAEDLMKIEVKK, encoded by the coding sequence ATATTTCTTGGAACTGGAGGTTCAATGCCAACAAGAAAGAGAAACCTCCCTTGTGTTGTTATTAAACGAGGACCGGAAGTAATTATGCTTGATTGTGGAGAAGGAACTCAAAAACAAATGCGATATTCAAAAATCGGTTTCAATAAAAAGATGAAGATTCTGATATCGCATATGCACGGTGATCATGTATTGGGACTCCCAGGTCTTTTCCAATCCATGTCAATGCTAGGGAGAACAAAAAAAATCGATATTTATGGACCTGAAGGTTTGAAGGATTTTATAGAATCTACTGAGCGAACAGTCAAATATTCACGCCGTTTTGATTTAGTTATTTATGAAGTTAATGAGGGAAAAATCATTGAAGAAGATGAGTATGAAATATTTTCCAAATGGATTGATCATGATTTTCCTTGCTTGGCATATGCTTTAGAAGAAAAGGAAAAACCTGGAAAATTTAAGCTAAATAAAGCTAAAGAACTTAAAATTCCTAAAGGTCCTCTGTGGAAAGAATTACAGAAAGGTAAAAGCATAAAAATTGATAATAAAACAATCAAGCCAAATGATGTTCTAGGCCCAAGTCGACCTGGAATTAAACTGGTCTATGCATCAGATACACGACCATGTAAATCGGTCATAGCTCTTTCAAAAAATGCTGAGGTATTAATTCATGATTGCACTTTTGAAGGTTCGCACAAAGACAAAGCCCAAGAATATGGACACTCAACAGCAAGTCAAGCAGCCAAAATTGCTAAAGAAGCATGCGTAAAAAAACTTATTTTAATTCACATAAGTGCAATGTATGAGGAATCAAATAATCTCCTTAAACAATCTATAAAGTTTCATAAGGATACTATATTAGCTGAAGATCTAATGAAGATCGAGGTTAAGAAGTAA
- a CDS encoding THUMP domain-containing protein — MNDLIYFFLSGEHPTLPKAEITAILEAERVNFNERGKATQLYRVEASSEALNKVYLRNAMCRSCGIEIFSCKNRMEDIVNSAKEINFTEYIKKNETFSVRITRVADSSKSLSSIDLERSLGKIIKENLKQVEVNLKNPMKKIHGILTDEEFLLGLNIFEKDRELMQRGPRKRPAFHPSTMDPKLARCMVNLSRARKDDFLLDPFCGVGGILIEAGLIGCRILGCDLSTKMVEGTKKNLKHFKLEARGIILSDARKIAFTPVDNIVTDPPYGKNSSSLGVELENLFRDFIYSAYNMLKENRYISFSSPKGANLVNLGEDIGFKLMEVHDVYIHRSLTREIVVFKR, encoded by the coding sequence TTGAATGATCTCATATACTTCTTTCTTTCAGGTGAACATCCTACACTTCCTAAAGCTGAGATAACAGCCATATTGGAGGCAGAACGAGTAAATTTCAATGAAAGAGGGAAAGCAACTCAACTTTATCGAGTAGAAGCATCAAGTGAAGCTTTAAACAAAGTTTACTTAAGAAATGCAATGTGTAGATCTTGCGGTATTGAAATTTTTTCCTGTAAAAATAGAATGGAAGACATAGTAAATTCTGCTAAAGAAATTAACTTTACTGAATATATTAAAAAGAACGAAACATTTTCTGTAAGAATAACAAGAGTTGCTGATAGTTCTAAGAGTCTAAGTTCTATAGATCTTGAGAGATCTCTTGGCAAAATTATCAAAGAGAATTTGAAACAGGTTGAAGTAAATCTCAAAAATCCTATGAAAAAAATCCACGGCATATTGACTGATGAAGAGTTTCTTCTAGGGTTAAACATCTTTGAAAAAGATAGAGAATTGATGCAAAGAGGGCCTAGAAAAAGACCTGCATTTCATCCCTCGACTATGGATCCTAAATTAGCAAGATGTATGGTCAATTTATCAAGAGCTAGAAAGGATGATTTCTTACTTGATCCTTTTTGCGGTGTGGGCGGAATTTTAATTGAAGCTGGACTTATCGGTTGCAGGATTCTTGGATGTGATTTAAGCACAAAGATGGTCGAGGGCACTAAGAAAAATCTCAAGCACTTCAAACTTGAAGCTCGAGGAATAATTCTTTCTGATGCGAGGAAAATTGCTTTTACTCCTGTTGATAATATAGTCACTGATCCACCATATGGAAAAAACTCGTCTTCCTTAGGTGTTGAATTAGAAAATCTTTTTAGAGATTTTATCTACTCAGCTTACAACATGTTAAAAGAGAATAGATACATCTCATTTTCTTCACCTAAAGGTGCAAATCTGGTTAATCTTGGAGAAGATATAGGATTTAAGTTAATGGAAGTTCATGACGTATATATTCATAGAAGTTTAACTAGAGAGATTGTTGTATTCAAACGTTAA
- a CDS encoding SRPBCC family protein, with the protein MTKIEKSVIINAPVEKVYDLAIDVDYFAKAQPPETETKNITKPEKPPKVGRTWKMRMKTGDQVYEWKNEITELEENKKIVGRQKGGPFKKLEWTQSFESSNGGTKYTIVTEYDLPLSFLGKIIDKIKIEKEMDKNFDHYIKKTKELIEKG; encoded by the coding sequence ATGACTAAAATTGAGAAGTCCGTTATTATAAACGCTCCAGTAGAGAAGGTTTACGATCTTGCGATTGATGTTGACTACTTTGCTAAGGCCCAACCACCTGAGACTGAGACAAAGAACATAACTAAACCAGAAAAACCTCCCAAAGTTGGTCGTACTTGGAAAATGAGAATGAAAACAGGCGATCAAGTATACGAGTGGAAAAATGAGATTACAGAATTGGAAGAAAATAAAAAAATTGTTGGGCGTCAAAAAGGTGGGCCTTTTAAAAAACTAGAATGGACTCAATCATTTGAATCCAGTAACGGAGGCACAAAATATACTATTGTAACTGAATATGATTTGCCGCTTTCTTTTCTTGGAAAGATTATAGACAAAATAAAAATTGAAAAAGAAATGGACAAGAACTTCGACCATTACATTAAGAAGACCAAGGAGCTCATTGAAAAAGGATAG
- a CDS encoding NAD+ synthase, protein MKKIDERILRIDPESINDKIENFIKKKVEEAKATGIVIGLSGGIDSTTVVSLCKSALGADRILGLIMPSKNTKDEDIQDAKDLANQLNIDTTTINIADLEEQFESLLNYDKQIDRVAIGNILPRLRMTILYFHANSMNRLVAGTGNKSELLIGYFTKYGDGGVDMLPIGDLYKTQVRQLAEYLGISKNLIWKVPTAGLWENQTDENEIGFKYELLDLALYGLNELKLSISELTKELSISTSDAKIIMNMTVKNQHKLETPAIAKL, encoded by the coding sequence TTGAAAAAAATAGATGAAAGAATATTAAGAATTGATCCAGAATCAATCAATGACAAAATTGAAAATTTCATTAAGAAAAAGGTTGAAGAAGCTAAAGCTACCGGAATAGTAATTGGCTTAAGTGGTGGTATTGATTCAACAACTGTAGTTAGTTTATGCAAATCTGCTCTAGGAGCAGATCGAATACTTGGATTAATAATGCCCTCAAAAAATACAAAGGATGAAGACATTCAAGATGCAAAAGATTTAGCTAATCAATTGAATATTGACACTACGACAATAAATATCGCTGATTTAGAAGAGCAATTCGAGTCTTTGTTAAATTATGATAAACAAATTGATAGAGTTGCGATCGGTAATATATTGCCAAGACTTCGTATGACGATTCTTTATTTCCATGCTAATTCAATGAACCGATTAGTTGCTGGAACAGGAAATAAGAGCGAACTATTAATTGGATATTTTACTAAATATGGTGATGGAGGAGTAGACATGTTGCCGATTGGAGATCTTTATAAAACCCAAGTCAGACAATTGGCAGAGTATCTGGGTATATCAAAAAATCTAATCTGGAAAGTTCCTACGGCAGGATTATGGGAAAATCAAACGGATGAAAACGAAATAGGATTTAAATATGAATTATTGGATCTCGCACTATACGGCCTCAATGAGTTGAAATTATCTATTTCTGAACTAACTAAGGAACTTAGTATTTCAACTAGTGATGCGAAAATAATAATGAATATGACTGTAAAAAATCAGCATAAGCTTGAAACTCCGGCAATTGCTAAATTATGA
- a CDS encoding Lrp/AsnC ligand binding domain-containing protein, whose product MSSKDLRTKYIRAFILIRMKPGTSNQIVSSRKIKGIKMVNSVLGRFDAVAIVEAKDLVELKKIIYEMIEQHPNVTHSETLLTMFTSGNGE is encoded by the coding sequence ATGTCTTCCAAAGATTTACGAACTAAATATATTAGAGCATTTATACTGATCAGGATGAAGCCTGGGACCTCAAATCAGATAGTTAGTTCAAGAAAAATAAAAGGCATTAAGATGGTCAACTCTGTATTGGGGAGGTTCGATGCTGTTGCAATTGTTGAAGCGAAGGATCTAGTGGAACTAAAGAAGATAATCTATGAAATGATTGAGCAGCATCCTAACGTTACTCATTCTGAAACATTGCTAACTATGTTTACTTCAGGAAATGGTGAATGA
- a CDS encoding Lrp/AsnC ligand binding domain-containing protein, with translation MKAYILIQTKPGTSEEVVADIKKRVKEAISVDSVYGRFDAIVVVEAPDIERINEIVYKVVGKDPNIVHTETSITL, from the coding sequence ATGAAAGCATATATATTAATTCAAACAAAACCTGGGACTTCTGAAGAAGTAGTTGCTGATATAAAGAAAAGAGTGAAAGAAGCTATTAGTGTTGATTCGGTGTATGGGAGATTCGATGCTATCGTAGTTGTTGAAGCGCCAGACATTGAGAGAATAAATGAAATAGTGTATAAAGTCGTTGGCAAGGATCCAAATATCGTACATACTGAGACGTCTATAACGCTTTAG
- the fhcD gene encoding formylmethanofuran--tetrahydromethanopterin N-formyltransferase, translated as MKVNNVEVEDTFAEAFDMYIGRILITAQNRRWSYLSTQEAKGLGVSATMGPGETGIESEVQVDATPDGRPGHILDVGHSNRKELDYWLIARIRKCVIPVPTTAAFNALPDNATDYFVDIEGTPIQLFGDGFEEIVSKFGREMYKIPRMDGFFYIETKLGICKGIAGGNFLILAESQPTALLAAEAAVDAMKSVSHVFNPCAGGVAASGTKVSGRKYKEAVATTNDAYNACIRDLVPETKLPDDVNCVYELFVNGIYLENIKEAMKLGIEAATSVDGVKKITAGNYGGSLGKIKIQLSDVLKS; from the coding sequence TTGAAAGTAAATAACGTAGAAGTAGAAGATACTTTTGCTGAAGCTTTCGATATGTACATTGGTAGAATTCTTATTACCGCTCAAAATAGAAGATGGAGCTATTTGTCTACTCAAGAGGCAAAAGGTCTAGGCGTATCTGCAACAATGGGCCCTGGAGAGACTGGAATTGAGTCTGAAGTCCAAGTAGACGCTACACCTGATGGTAGGCCTGGCCATATTTTAGACGTTGGCCACAGTAATAGGAAAGAACTGGATTATTGGTTGATTGCAAGAATTCGTAAATGTGTAATCCCAGTTCCAACAACTGCTGCTTTCAACGCTTTGCCAGATAATGCAACCGATTATTTTGTTGATATTGAAGGTACACCAATTCAATTGTTCGGAGATGGCTTTGAGGAGATTGTCTCTAAATTCGGAAGAGAGATGTACAAAATTCCACGAATGGATGGATTCTTCTATATAGAAACTAAACTTGGGATCTGTAAAGGTATAGCAGGTGGAAATTTCTTAATTTTAGCTGAGTCACAACCAACAGCTTTGCTAGCTGCAGAAGCTGCTGTTGATGCGATGAAAAGCGTGTCTCATGTTTTCAATCCATGTGCGGGTGGTGTTGCAGCATCTGGCACTAAAGTCAGTGGACGAAAGTATAAGGAAGCAGTAGCTACGACGAACGATGCATATAATGCATGTATTAGAGATTTAGTACCCGAAACAAAATTACCCGATGATGTGAATTGTGTTTATGAATTATTTGTAAATGGAATTTATTTAGAAAACATAAAGGAAGCAATGAAACTCGGTATTGAAGCAGCGACATCGGTTGATGGTGTGAAGAAGATTACTGCAGGTAATTATGGAGGAAGTCTTGGCAAAATAAAAATTCAACTAAGTGATGTACTCAAGTCCTAG